One genomic region from Spirosoma sp. KCTC 42546 encodes:
- a CDS encoding FecR family protein, with protein sequence MSQYDFDKLVEKYLAGESSPEEEKLMHEWAELMLEQNRMSLSETDKQVIHKRLWERIYSNTIRQQPFLVRHAWFRPSAVAASVLLLLVAGISLWKLPKENKRFLAMTQKKQELPGTVNIRNTSVKEQTITLKDGSTVVLSARSTLSYPERFGDKKREVYLQGEGFFDVKKDSAHPFIVHTGNLVTQVLGTSFMVKSYDEDSAIEVHVTRGRVSVYEASEKSSVNRNGVILIPNQKITFDKTSQKLTPGLVETPRIIQPPDTRTSFVFDRAPLAQVLATLRKAYGIEFVVENQALNHCAFNGDLNDLPLYLQLDLVCKSLNATYERRGTTLFINGEGCSD encoded by the coding sequence ATGAGCCAATACGATTTCGATAAATTAGTAGAGAAATACCTTGCGGGCGAGAGCAGTCCGGAAGAAGAAAAGCTAATGCACGAATGGGCGGAGTTGATGCTGGAGCAGAACCGAATGAGCCTGAGTGAGACCGATAAGCAGGTAATTCATAAGCGACTCTGGGAACGTATCTATAGTAACACAATTCGTCAGCAGCCGTTTCTGGTTCGCCATGCCTGGTTCAGGCCAAGTGCTGTTGCTGCATCAGTTCTGCTTCTACTAGTCGCTGGTATTTCCCTATGGAAGTTGCCAAAAGAAAATAAGCGATTCCTGGCAATGACTCAAAAAAAGCAGGAGTTGCCGGGGACTGTTAACATCAGAAATACGTCCGTAAAGGAGCAGACAATTACCCTGAAAGACGGGAGTACGGTTGTGTTAAGCGCGAGGAGTACCCTAAGTTACCCTGAACGGTTCGGCGACAAAAAACGGGAGGTGTATTTGCAGGGAGAGGGCTTTTTTGATGTAAAAAAAGACTCGGCCCATCCCTTTATTGTTCATACGGGCAATCTGGTAACACAGGTGCTGGGGACCAGCTTTATGGTGAAATCGTATGACGAAGACAGCGCCATTGAAGTGCATGTAACTCGTGGCCGGGTGTCCGTTTACGAAGCTTCCGAAAAATCGTCGGTTAACCGAAACGGAGTTATTTTAATACCCAATCAGAAAATTACGTTCGATAAAACCTCTCAGAAACTGACGCCAGGTCTTGTCGAAACTCCCCGTATTATTCAGCCTCCCGATACCAGAACAAGCTTCGTATTTGATCGGGCGCCCTTAGCGCAGGTGCTGGCTACGCTCCGAAAAGCCTACGGAATAGAGTTCGTTGTCGAAAATCAGGCCCTCAATCACTGTGCATTCAATGGTGACCTGAACGACCTGCCGCTTTACCTGCAACTCGACCTGGTTTGCAAATCGCTGAACGCTACGTACGAGCGCCGGGGAACTACGCTTTTTATTAATGGTGAGGGCTGTTCTGACTAA